The following are from one region of the Gossypium hirsutum isolate 1008001.06 chromosome D03, Gossypium_hirsutum_v2.1, whole genome shotgun sequence genome:
- the LOC107950429 gene encoding histone H3.3 — MARTKQTARKSTGGKAPRKQLATKAARKSAPTTGGVKKPHRYRPGTVALREIRKYQKSTELLIRKLPFQRLVREIAQDFKTDLRFQSHAVLALQEAAEAYLVGLFEDTNLCAIHAKRVTIMPKDIQLARRIRGERA; from the exons ATGGCCCGTACCAAGCAAACCGCCCGTAAGTCTACTGGTGGGAAGGCTCCAAGGAAGCAACTTGCTACCAAG GCTGCCCGTAAATCTGCCCCAACCACCGGTGGTGTGAAGAAGCCTCATCGATACCGTCCTGGAACTGTTGCTCTTCG TGAAATTCGTAAATACCAGAAGAGTACTGAGCTTCTTATCAGGAAATTGCCTTTCCAGAGGCTTGTTCGTGAAATTGCCCAGGACTTCAAG ACTGATTTGCGTTTCCAGAGCCATGCTGTTCTAGCTCTCCAGGAAGCTGCAGAGGCATACCTTGTGGGTCTTTTTGAAGACACCAACCTTTGCGCGATCCATGCCAAGCGTGTCACAATTATGCCCAAGGACATCCAGTTGGCTCGTAGGATCAGGGGAGAGCGTGCTTAA